A segment of the Gemmatimonas sp. genome:
GGCAGTGATGGAGCTGATCTGCACGGCGTCTTGGTCGCAGCCGGTGAGCGCGACGAACCCGAGCAGCAGCGCGAGGGAGCGGGAGGGCTTCATCACGATTACGGTTGAGTGATCCAGAGCGGTTTGGTGTGGAAATCGAGTGCGAGCCCACCGATCTTGTCGAGCGCCGCTCGATTCCAGACATATTCGGAGTTGAACCGCGCCCGGATGCGATGTACGATCTTCCCGTCGTTGTCTGGGAAGAGCACCGTCGGGATGGCGAAGCCGGGGAAGACCTGCTGCCCCGTCTGGGGATCGATGCCGGTGTAGTTGAAGCGGCGCATGTCCATCCACGTCTCCACGTGTGCCCACCCCCACTGGGCGATGTACTTCTGCGTCATGATCTGCGTGAGCGTGAGACTCCCCACACTGGGCATGATGGCCGGACTCGCCAGAAACGCCGACCGTTCCGCCGCACTGATCTGCGCCACCGCCTGCCCATCATCGAGGTTGCGTGCGTTCACGAAGTCCAAGTGTGACGACACGCCGTTCGTGTACGCCTGCAGCGCCACCGCCCGGTTCCCGGAGCGGAACGCGGCTTCGGCTTTGATGAACTGCAGCTGACTGTACGTCATGATCGGGAACCGGCTCCGATCGGCGAACAGATACCGCGACGGCTGACCGGCTCCCGCCGTGCCCACGTAGCCGAAAAGATTGTTCGGCTGCTGCGCTGCCGGCAGCGCGGTGGTACCGACCTGATTGTCCCGCCCACGGAACTGTCCGTCGGGCGCCGGTGCCAGCATGCGGCTCAGCCGCGGGTCCACCACGCCACCGAAGACGGTGCCGTTCATCAGATTCACGACGAAGTTGGTCTGCCGGTAGTTCGTCAGGTTGTTGCGACGTGGGCCCCAGAAGTTGGCGTCGGCATTGTCCGCACTGGTGCCGCTGTAGGCCAGCAGGGCATCGTCGGCATTGCTCGTGAACGACAGGTCCACCGCGGCGATCACTTCCTGCGGGCGATAGCTGCCCTTGTTGCTGTAGTGATTGAGTGCCATGGCCTTCAGGCCGTACGCGAAGCGCAACCACCGCACCCGGTCGCCGCCGTAGACGCGATCGAAGCGGGCTAGAAACTGCTGACTCACTGCCCCATCGGTCCGCTGCAGGTTCTTGATCGCCTCGTCGAGCAGGCGGAGCGTTTCCTGATACGCGAACTCCTGCGTGTCGTAGTCGAAGGTAAAGCGGGTCTGGTCGAAGGCCTGCTTGATGATCAGTTCACCGTGCACGTCCGTGACCTTGAGCCATCCCCACGCCTGAATCGCCTGACCGATGCCGAGCAGGTCCCAGCGTTCCTCGGCCTTGGCAATCTCGATCATGTCGACCAGGTTCTGGCCGATGCTCCAATACACGTCACGCCAGAGCTGACCACCATTGTCGGAGGTGGGATCGTAGCCCATGCGATCCCACGTGCTGGCCAGGGTTGCCCCGGACGGCAGGGTCCAGTTCTGCGTGTAGCGCCCGATGAATCGGCCGTCGAATTGCTCCGAGGTGGCCACCCAGTGCAGGATCGGCGGCAGATAGAGATTGGCCGAGACACGCTGCGGCGCGTTCGGATTCTCGTTCACGTCGAGGAAGTTCTGGCACCCGGCCGCGAGGGCGAGAGTACCACCCAGCAGGGCCGTGCGAAAGCGCGTGGCAGTCACGCGAATGGGAAGTCGCGTCGCGAGCGACGCCGTGGATTGAGTGCGTCGCATGGTCAGTATCCCAGCGTGATGCCGAAGGAGAACCCGCGCGGCATCGGGAAGTTGCCGAAATCGATGCCCACCGCGCCCGAGCCGCCCACGGCAGCCGTGTTGCCGTTCACGATCGGGTCGAGGCCGGAGTAATTGGTGAACAGCAGGAGGTCGGTGCCGCGGATGAACGCGCTCGCGCGCCGGGCCCGCACGTAGTGACCGGGGAACTCCATGCGCAGGGTCACGTCGCGCAGTCGCACCCAGTGCACGTTCTTCTCGACGAACAGCTCCTCGCTCATACCCGTGTAGAACGCCGGCTGCACGGCGGGGATGACCACGATCCCGTTCGGGGTGGGGGTGGCCGAGTTCTCGCGCCCGTCACGCAGTACGCCAGGCACGATACGCGCCTGGTCGCGATCGAGCGTCTGCATGGAGAGTCCGCGCGTCGTGAGAAAGTGCTGCGTGGCGTTGAACACGTCGCCGCCGCGGCGGAAATCCCACAACATGGTGACCGACGCCCGCTTGTACTTCAAGTTGTTCGTGACACCCATCGTCCAGAGCGGCTGCCGGTCATAGCCCGCATCGATGAAGGTGGTGCTGCGGATGGGCAGGCCCGTCGTGGGGTCGATGAGCAGCTGCCCCTGGTTGTTCCGCTGATAGAACAGACCCGTCATGGAGCGCGTGGACAGCCCTGGCGCTACCCCGTTGCGGATGTTGCCGTACAACCACGTGTCCGACACGTACGACTCGGGGAGCTCGTTCGGCAAGTTGAGGACCCGTCCGCGCGCCTGCTCGTAGTTGGCAATCAGTTCCCACGAGAGGTCGCTGGTCTGGACAGGTACGGCGCGTGCCACCACTTCCACGCCGGTATTGCGGGTCCGTGCCCCGTTCAGGTTGAACAGGATGAAACCCGTGCCGTAGGACCCGCGGATGTCGTTGACGATCTGGTCTTTCGTTTCCTTGCGGTAGACCGTCACGTCGAGCCCAATCCGGTCGTTGAGACTTGCGAGCTCGAACCCGCCCTCACGTGAGGCGGCGAACTCCGGGCGCAATCCAAGGTTCGGGCCGGTAAAGCCGTAGCCGTAGCCGCCGCCGGTGGTGGTCTTCGACTCGAGGAACGGCCGATACGCGTAGGGTCGGGCGTCACGCCCCACCTCGGCGTAACTGGCCCGCACCTTGGCCGTCATGAACTTGCCTATGGCCGGCACGGCATCCGAAACGATCACCGAGCTCTGCACCGACGGATAGAAGAACGAGTTGCGCTCGATCGGGATCGTCGATGTCCAGTCGTTGCGTCCGGTCACGGTTACGAACGCCCAGTTGTTGTATCCGAGCTGCGCCTGACCGAAGGCGCTCACCAGGCGGCGCTGCGCAATCGTGGTGCGGGCGAAGCGGGTGGCAATGTCGGTGTTGTTGATCGAGACGAAGTTCGGATCGAGAAAGTTGCGGCCGCTTTCGGCGTTCACCTCGCTCTTCGAGTCTGACAGGGCGTGACCCACCAGACCGCTCAGTGTGAAGCCCCTGCCGATCCGCTGCCGATTGATGTTGAAGATCGTCTGGGTGTTGATGTTGCGCGTCACATCCACGGCGTTGTCCATGATGCCGTTGTTCGTGAAGCCTACCGAGCTCTCGGGGTGCCGCAGGATCTGGTTCGAATTCGTGTAGTTGTCGACACCGATGTTGGTCTTGATGGAGCCCCACGAGAACGGCGTGACGGTGAGCCCGAGATTCGGGAAGATGCGATTCGTACGCGCCTGGATCAGGTTTCGGCTCACGCTGAAGTACGGGTTGTCCACCTCCGCATTGGCCGCCAGGGCGGTGATGCGGCGGCGCGTACCGGCAGGAGAAAGGAAATCACCCGCGTTGTCGGTCTGCGGCCAGAGCAGCAGACCGAGCAGCGGACCGTTGCCGCCCTTCTCCGGCTGGTCGTTGGTGGACTGCACGTAGAGCATGGACAGGTCAGCGCGCACGTACTTGTTCACCTGCGCGTTCATGGCGCCGGTGAGGTTGATGCGCTGCAGCTGGGAGTTGGGAATGACGCCGAGATTGCGATTCAGGTTCCCCGAAATGCGGTAGCCGACCTTGTTGTCGCTGGTCGCGCCGCTGAACGTAAGCACGTGCTGCTGTGACACGGCGGTGCGGAAGAACCCGTCCACATTGTTGAAGAGCTGCACGCCCGGCGCATACGGCGCCCCGAAGTACTGGAACGACCCGAGTGTGGCCCCCGCCTGCGAGGTCGGGCCGTACACCCCCTGGATCTCCGGCTGGGCGCGCGTGTTGTCGAGCCGCACCCAATTGCTGTACTCGAAGCCGCCGGTCCCCGCCTTGCCGCGCTTGGTGGTGATGACGATCGCGCCGTTCGCCGCGTCGATGCCATACAGCGCCGCCGCTTCCGGGCCCTTGAGCACGACGAGCGTCTCGATGTCCTCGGGGTTGATGTCGGCCGCACGATTGGTGAAGTCGATGCCGCGGTTGTTGAACGCGGTGGCCGAGCCGGGCGCGTCCGACGCGAGGACGTTGGTGTTGAGCGTCTTGTTGTCCAGCGGCAGGCCATCGACGATCATGAGCGGCTGGTTGCTGCCGCTGATGGAACTCACGCCGCGGATGGTGATGCTCGACGACGAACCCGGCACGCCCGAGGAGCTCGTCACGTCTACCCCGGCCACACGGCCGGCGAGCGCGTTGATGAAATTCTCACGGCCGGTCTGCGCCAGTTCGGCGCCGCTGACCGTCTGCTGGGCGCTGCCCAGTTCGCGTTTCGTGGCCGTCTGGCCAAGTGCGGTGACCACCATGGCATCGAGATTGGCCGCCGATTTCTCGAGCGACACATCGATGATGTTGGCGGCGCCGACCAGCCGTTCCTTGGGCACGTACCCGATCAGCCGGTACTGCAGGGTCTGGCCGACCCGGACGCTGATGGTGTAGATGCCACCGCTGCTGGTCTGGACGACCTGGCTGGTGCCTTTGACGACGACCGAAACGCCAGAGAGAGGTACATCGCCGTCGCGCGTGACGCGCCCGGTGACCGTCTTCTGCTGCGCCGAAAGCGGCGACACGGACAGGACGGCACCCAGAAGCAACGCGAGGATGCGAATCTGCATGTGAGGAGGGGGCCTGAGGAGGAGGGGATGGGCTACCTTACCTGTGATGGTGAGTGCTGTCAATTCAGGCCGCTCGTGTGACGCGTCCAATTCCGCTATTGTTTGCCCCCACCCGCCCGCGCCACGCTCATGTCCGATTACCTGTCCGTCCCGTGTCCGCTCCCCCTGCCGGCGCTTCCGCCACGTCTGCCGTCACGCGTTCTCGTTACCGGGGGCGCCGGGTTCATCGGCAGCGCGCTGGTGTGGGCGCTCAACGGCCTCGGCGTTGAACGCATTGTCGTAACCGACCGGCTGGGACAGGACGAAAAGTGGCGCAACCTCGTGCCGCTGCGCTTCGAGGACTATCTGGAGGCCGACGACCTCATGGCCCCCCTCGAGCGGGGCGCCCTGGGGCGGTTCGACCTCGTCCTGCACCTCGGGGCCTGCTCGGCCACCACCGAACGTGACGCGAGCTTTCTGGCCAAGAACAACTTCGAGTACACCAAGCAGCTGGCGCACTGGGCGCTCGGGCACGAGGTCCGCTTCGTGTACGCCTCCAGCGCCGCCACGTATGGGGACGGCGCACAAGGGATGGACGACACCCACGACGAAACAGCCGCGCTCACGCGATTGCGGCCGCTCAACGCCTACGGGTACTCCAAGCACCTGTTCGACCAGTACGCCGCCGCCATGGGCGTGCTCCCCAATGTCGTGGGGCTCAAGTACTTCAACGTGTACGGCCCCAACGAGGCGCACAAAGGCGACATGCGCTCGCTGGTGCACAAGGCCTACGGGCAGATCGAAGCCACGGGACGCGTGCAGCTGTTCCGCTCGTACCGCCCCGAGTTCCGTGATGGCGAGCAGCGCCGCGACTTCCTCTACGTAAAGGATGCCGTGGCCATGACGTTGCACCTCGCCATGACACCGCAGGCCGGTGGCCTCTACAACATTGGCAGTGGGGAGGCGCACACCTGGCTCGCCCTCACCGGCGCGCTGTTCGCGGCGCTCGGCCGGGAGCCGCAGGTGGAGTTCATCGACATGCCGGACAGCCTGCGCGCCAAGTACCAGTATCACACGCAGGCCGGTATCGCGAAGCTGCGCGCGACCGGCTACGACGCGCCCGTCACGCCGCTGGCGCTGGCCGTGCAGGACTACGTGCAGGGCTACCTCGTGGGGGACCGTCGGCTCGGTGACTGAGCCTCATGGCGGATAACCGGGCGCGATTCGCGCTGGCGCTCCTCGCCTTCGGTGTTGCGGCGTGCGGTGGTGAAGCCCCGGCACCGTCCGGCGCCGGGGCGACGGTATTGCGCTGGGGTGGCGACGCCGAGGGTGGCGCGCCGTTCGTGGAGGCCGACCCGTCGAATCCGTCGGTGGTCCGCGGCTTCGACGTGGAGATCGCCGAGCTGATGGCCCAGGGGCTCGGGCGTTCGGCGCGCTTCACCCAGGTGGCGTGGGCCAGTATCGAACCGTCGGTGGCGCGCGGCGACTTCGACGTAGGGATGTCGGGGGTCGAGGACCGGTCCGAGCTGCGGGCGCGCTTCGCGGTGAGCCTCCCGTACTTCGAGTTCCGGCAGGTGCTGGCGGTGCGCACGGCCGATACGGCGCGCTATCGCACGCTCGCCCAGCTTGCCGGTCGGCGCGTAGCCACGCTGGGTGCGACCGGCGCCTACCGACTGTTGCTGGCCGCGCAGCAGGCGCACGGCGTGGTGCCGGTGAGCTACGACGACGACGTGCACCCGTACACCGACCTCGTGGAGGGGCGCGTGGACGCGGTGCTGCTGGATCATGTGATCGCCGACCGGGCCTTGCAGCGCACGGGCGGATTCGTGATTCAGCCCGCGGAGGTGGCGCGGGGGGCCTACGTGGCGGTCTTCGCGCGCAACCAAGCCGCGCTGCGCGACTCGGCCAACCGCGTGCTCGCCGCGCGACTGCGTGACGGCACACTGGCGGCCGTGTTCCGGAAGTGGGGCGTGTGGGATGCCGAGCAGTCGGCGTATCAGCAGCGGCTGATCGCATCGCTCCAGCCAGGGTCGGGGTCAGGGTCGGGGTCAGGGTTGGGGTCAGGGTTGGGGTCAGGGTTGGGGTCAGGGTCGGGGTCAGGGTCGGGGTCAGGGTTGGGGTCAGGGTCGGGGTCAGGGTTGGGGTCAGGGTCGGGGTCAGAGCTGGGGTCAGAGCTGGGGTCAGAGCTGGGGTCAGAGCTGGGGTCGGAGCTGGGGTCGGGGACGGTCGGCGCCAGGTCGGTGTGGGCGTACGCGCCATCGCTGCTGCGTGCGGCGGCCATCACGCTGGGCATTTCGGTGGCCGCCATGCTGCTGGCCGTGCTGCTTGGCAGCGGCATCGCCGCCGGTCGGGTGTACGGCGGCCCCGTGACGCGCGGGGCACTGGCCACCTACGTGGAGATCGTGCGCGGCACGCCGGTGCTGCTGCAGCTGTTCGTGCTGTACTACGGCCTCAGTGCGGTGGTGCGGCTCCCGGCGCTGCTCGCCGCCATCATCGGTCTCGGGCTCAACTATGCCGCCTACGAGTCGGAGATCTACCGCAGTGCGCTGCAGGCGGTGCCGCGGCTCCAGCTCGAAGCCGCCCGCACCCTCGGGCTCAGCGAATGGCAGCTGTTCCGGCTCGTGCGCGGACCGCAGGCCTTCCGCCTCGCGCTGGCGCCCATGACGAACGATTTCGTGGCGCTGCTCAAGGACTCGTCGCTGGTCAGTGTCATCACCGTCGTGGAGCTCACCAAGCAAACGGCCATCTACGCCACCAACGTGGGGAGCTGGCTGGTACCGGGGTTGGCCTGTGGTGCCATGTACCTGGCGCTGTCACTGCCCCTGTCGCGCCTGGCGCGCCGTCTGGAGGCGCGATGGAATCGATGAGCCCCACGCCGTCAGTGGCCGGCGACCCGCTGCTGCAGGTGACGCAGCTGCGTCTCGCACGGCGGCATGCCGGGGTCACGCAGGATGTGCTGCGCGAGGTCTCGCTCGATCTCGCCCCGGGGCGCGTGTGCGCGCTCATGGGGGTGAGCGGCGCAGGCAAGAGCACCGTGCTGCGCACGATCGTGGCACTCGAGCCGTTCGAGGCGGGACGCATTGCGGTGGATGGCGTGACGCTCACGCCCGGTCCGCTGCCGCGCGAATCGGCGCTGCGTCCGCTGCGCCGCAGGGTGGGCATGGTGTTCCAGCAGCACGCGCTCTTCCCGCACCTCACCGTGCACGAAAACGTCGCGCTGGCGCCGGTACACGCGCTCGGAGCCACCCGCGAGCACGCCGGCGGCGTGGCCGACTCGCTGCTCGCGTCGCTGGGCGTGGCCCATCGCCGTGCGGCGTATCCCGACCAGCTCTCCGGCGGCGAAGCGCAACGCGTGGCCATTGCCCGCGCCCTGGCGCTCGATCCACCCCTGTTGCTCATGGACGAGCCCACGGCGGCACTCGATCCCGCGCGGCGCGCGGCGCTGGCCGAAACGCTGCGCGCGCTGGCGGCCGCGGGGCGCACGCTGCTCATCACGACGCACGACATCGACTTCGCTACCGAGGTGGCCGACGAGGTGGCCATCATGGCGCACGGGGAGCTCGTGGAACGTGGACCCGCGCGTCACGTGCTGGAGCAGCCGCAGCACGAGGCCACGCGCGCCCTGCTGCGGTTTGGGGAGCGGTAGGGTCGCGGGCAACGCGTGCCCGCGGAGATCACGGAGGAGGTGATCGGATTGCCGGAGGTCGGACATCGGATGAATGCCGGAGGGCCGATATCGGAAACCGCGTTCGGAAGTCGGAGGTCGGAGAGTCGTGCGGCACAATGGCGCGCGCAGCGCGAGTCCGACTTCCGATCTCCGAACGCGGTGTCCCGGCTCCGATTTCGGACATGAATCCGACCTCCGACTTCCGACTGGTCCGAATCAATCGGATGGATCCGACTCCCGGAGGTCGGACGTCGGATGAATGCCGAAGCTCCGCGCCGACAGCGCCGCGCGTCATCCCCGCCTGACGAGCCGCCGCGCCCACTCGTACACGCCCGCGTAGTGCTGGGCCGCGGTGTCCCACGAGTGGTCTTCGCGCATTCCCCGCTCCTGCACCAGCGCCCACGACGGCCGATCGCGGTAGCACTGGAGCGCGCGCCAGATCGCGTCGCCGAAATCCTGCGGGTCGAAGCGATGAAAGACGAAGCCGTTACCGTCGAGTCCCTCGCGCACCGTATCCACGAGGCCGCCGGTGGCGCGCACGATGGGCACGCTGCCGTAGCGCAGGGCAATGAGCTGCCCCAGTCCGCACGGCTCGAACCGTGACGGCATGAGAAAGGCGTCCGATCCGGCATAGATCTGCTGGGCCAGCGCGGCGTCGAAGCCGATTTTCGTGGCGATGCGCCCCGGATGCTGTTCGGCGCGGCGCAGGAAGGCCTCCTGCAGGTGTGCCTGCCCTGAGCCCAGCACCACCAGCTGCGCATCGGTCTCACGCATGAGCCAGGGCACGATGGCATGCAGCAGGTCCAGCCCTTTCTGCTCCACCAGCCGCGATACGATGCCCAAAAGCGGTCGCTCCGGGTCTACCGTGAGCCCCGCGCGCTCCTGCAGAGCGCGCTTGCACGCCACCTTGCCGGCCGGATCGCCAGCGTCGTACGCGGCGGCCAGATGCCGGTCGGTGCGCGGATCGAACACCCCCGTGTCGATGCCATTGAGAATGCCCACCAACCGGTCCTGACGGCGCCGCAGCAGCCCGTCGAGCCGTTCGCCCCCGTCGCTGCCCAGGATTTCCCGGGCATAGGTGGGGCTGACGGTGCTCACGACATCGGCGTAGAGGATGCCCCGGGCCATGCAGTTGAAGGAGTTGGCAATGCCCGCCCCCATGCCGTTCTCCACCAGTCCCCCCTCGTGCAGTCCGGCCAGCTGCGCCACGTCGGGGTGCACCTGCCCCTGGTACGCCAGGTTGTGGATGGTGAAGACGGTGGCGATGTGCCCGAAGGTGTACGCGTAGTAGCTCTTGAGGTAGTTGATGACCAGCGCCGCATGCCAGTCGTGGCAGTGCACCACGTCGGGCTGCCACCCCTCCACTTCGCGCAGGTGCTGCATGGCGTCGAGCACCCCCCGCGCGAACAGGATGAACCGGCGCGCGTCGTCGGGCTCGCCGTACACGGCCGAGCGCTCGAAGGCGGCCGGAATGTCGAGGAAGTACAGCGGTACGTTGCTCGCCGCTGCGCGCCAGACCCGCTGCTCCTCCGCCCGCACCCCGGCCGGGAGGAAGGAGGCGGCAATGGGGCCCGCCATGGGGATCCCCTGCTCGCGAACCGAGCGGTACCGCGGCATCACCACGCGAACGTCGTGTCCCAGGCGCTGCAGCGCCGGCGGGAGCGCCCCGGCGACGTCCGCCAGACCGCCGGTCTTCACGTAGGGCGCCACTTCGGCGGCAACAAAGAGAACGTTCATCCCCCTACCTTACGCCAGACGTGCACCTGACGCAAAATCACGCCAGACCGCCACCGGCCGTCGCAGGCCCACGCTGGAGAAGGATCACGCATGACGCCGTATTCCCGAGGAATCATTGCCCGCAGTGCCATGGCGTATGTGCTCGCCGGTGGTCGCGGATCCCGATTGTACGAACTCACCGATCGGCGGGCCAAGCCGGCGGTGTATTTCGGCGGCAAGACCCGCATCATCGACTTCGCGCTGTCGAATGCCATCAACTCGGGGATCCGGCGCATTGGCGTGGCCACCCAGTACAAGGCACACAGCCTTATCCGGCACCTGCAGCGCGGCTGGAACTTCCTGCGCCCGGAGCGCAACGAAAGCTTCGATATCCTGCCGGCCTCGCAGCGCGTGAGCGAGACGCAGTGGTACGAGGGCACCGCCGACGCGGTATACCAGAACCTCGACATCATCGAGGCGTACGGGCCCGAGTACATGGTCATCCTGGCGGGTGATCACATCTACAAGATGGACTACGAGCTCATGCTGCAGCAACATGTCACCCAGGGCGCGGACGTGACGGTGGGCGTGCTGGAGGTGCCGCGCATGGAAGCCACCGGCTTCGGGGTCATGCACGTGGATGCGCACGATCGCATCGTGCACTTCCTCGAGAAGCCGGCCGATCCGCCCGGCATACCGGGGCAGCCCGACCTGGCCCTCGCCAGCATGGGGATCTATGTCTTCAAGACGAGCTTCCTGGCCGATCTGCTGCGGCGCGATGCGCGCGACACGAATTCGTCGCACGACTTCGGCAAGGATCTCATTCCGTACGTCGTGGCGAACGGCAAGGCGGTGGCGCATCGCTTCCGTGACTCGTGCGTGAAGGCCAGTCGCGAAAGTGAGGCCTATTGGCGTGATGCGGGCACCATCGATGCGTACTGGGAAGCCAACATCGACCTGACCTCCGTGCTTCCCGGTCTCGACATGTACGACCACGACTGGCCCATCTGGACCTACGCGGAAATCACGCCGCCTGCCAAGTTCGTGCACGCCGAGGAGGGGCGCCGCGGCTTTGCGCTCGACTCGCTCGTGTCCGGCGGGTGCATCGTGTCGGGCGCCGGGATCTTCCGCTCGCTGCTCTTCACGAATGTGCGGGTGCATTCGTACGCGCACCTCGACGGGGCCGTCCTGCAACCCGATGTGGATGTGGGGCGCGGGGCGCGACTCACGAACGTTGTGGTGGATCGTGGGGTACAGATTCCCGCCGGTCTGGTCGTGGGCGAAGACCCCACGCTCGACGCCTCCCGGTTCCGCCGCACCGAGAAGGGGATCGTGCTGATTACGCAGCCGATGCTCGACCGGCTCACCCCCTGACCCGCCCCGTCATGATGCCGTCGCTCCGCGCCTCGCTCCGCGCCTCGCGCCGCCTTGGCGGCCTGCTGCTGCTGGCCACACTGGCGGGCACGACGGCCTGCTTCAGCAAGAACGCCAGCGGCGCCGCCCAGGAAACCGTCATTCTGGTGGCCCACAACCGCGGCTTCTACGACGTGAACGTGTACGCCGTGCGCACGGCGCAGGCCTTGGGCCGCCGGCTGGGCACCGTCACGGGCAACTCCACCGCCACCCTCAAGGTGCCGGTGAGCGAGCTGCAGCCCGGCGGCATGCTCGTGGTGCAGGTCCGCTCGGTCGGCGGGCGGTTCAGCTGGTACAGCCCCGCAGTTCAGCTTGGCACCGGCATCATTGCCCGCCTGGACGTGATCCAGACGGCCAATGGCGCGCTCACCCAGAGCCAGATGTATTCCCAGGTCGTCCCGCAATCGGACCCCCGCTGACGCCGGTCTCGTCCGTCGGTGACGGACACCCCGAAGACCTATGGGCGCCAGTGCGCCGCAATGGCCTGACCGATGCGCGCAATGACGGCGTTCCCTTCGGCATCGGTCCAGTAGCGGGTGTCCTGGTTCTCCTTCGTGAGCACACAGGCCACCACGCGGGCCGGCAGGTAGAGCACGCCGCAGTCGGTGCGTGAGCGATCCACATCGCCCGTCTTGTGGGCCGCGCGCACACCGTAGTTGAAGCGCAGCAGCTTGCTGCTGTCTTCGTTG
Coding sequences within it:
- a CDS encoding RagB/SusD family nutrient uptake outer membrane protein — protein: MRRTQSTASLATRLPIRVTATRFRTALLGGTLALAAGCQNFLDVNENPNAPQRVSANLYLPPILHWVATSEQFDGRFIGRYTQNWTLPSGATLASTWDRMGYDPTSDNGGQLWRDVYWSIGQNLVDMIEIAKAEERWDLLGIGQAIQAWGWLKVTDVHGELIIKQAFDQTRFTFDYDTQEFAYQETLRLLDEAIKNLQRTDGAVSQQFLARFDRVYGGDRVRWLRFAYGLKAMALNHYSNKGSYRPQEVIAAVDLSFTSNADDALLAYSGTSADNADANFWGPRRNNLTNYRQTNFVVNLMNGTVFGGVVDPRLSRMLAPAPDGQFRGRDNQVGTTALPAAQQPNNLFGYVGTAGAGQPSRYLFADRSRFPIMTYSQLQFIKAEAAFRSGNRAVALQAYTNGVSSHLDFVNARNLDDGQAVAQISAAERSAFLASPAIMPSVGSLTLTQIMTQKYIAQWGWAHVETWMDMRRFNYTGIDPQTGQQVFPGFAIPTVLFPDNDGKIVHRIRARFNSEYVWNRAALDKIGGLALDFHTKPLWITQP
- a CDS encoding SusC/RagA family TonB-linked outer membrane protein, translating into MQIRILALLLGAVLSVSPLSAQQKTVTGRVTRDGDVPLSGVSVVVKGTSQVVQTSSGGIYTISVRVGQTLQYRLIGYVPKERLVGAANIIDVSLEKSAANLDAMVVTALGQTATKRELGSAQQTVSGAELAQTGRENFINALAGRVAGVDVTSSSGVPGSSSSITIRGVSSISGSNQPLMIVDGLPLDNKTLNTNVLASDAPGSATAFNNRGIDFTNRAADINPEDIETLVVLKGPEAAALYGIDAANGAIVITTKRGKAGTGGFEYSNWVRLDNTRAQPEIQGVYGPTSQAGATLGSFQYFGAPYAPGVQLFNNVDGFFRTAVSQQHVLTFSGATSDNKVGYRISGNLNRNLGVIPNSQLQRINLTGAMNAQVNKYVRADLSMLYVQSTNDQPEKGGNGPLLGLLLWPQTDNAGDFLSPAGTRRRITALAANAEVDNPYFSVSRNLIQARTNRIFPNLGLTVTPFSWGSIKTNIGVDNYTNSNQILRHPESSVGFTNNGIMDNAVDVTRNINTQTIFNINRQRIGRGFTLSGLVGHALSDSKSEVNAESGRNFLDPNFVSINNTDIATRFARTTIAQRRLVSAFGQAQLGYNNWAFVTVTGRNDWTSTIPIERNSFFYPSVQSSVIVSDAVPAIGKFMTAKVRASYAEVGRDARPYAYRPFLESKTTTGGGYGYGFTGPNLGLRPEFAASREGGFELASLNDRIGLDVTVYRKETKDQIVNDIRGSYGTGFILFNLNGARTRNTGVEVVARAVPVQTSDLSWELIANYEQARGRVLNLPNELPESYVSDTWLYGNIRNGVAPGLSTRSMTGLFYQRNNQGQLLIDPTTGLPIRSTTFIDAGYDRQPLWTMGVTNNLKYKRASVTMLWDFRRGGDVFNATQHFLTTRGLSMQTLDRDQARIVPGVLRDGRENSATPTPNGIVVIPAVQPAFYTGMSEELFVEKNVHWVRLRDVTLRMEFPGHYVRARRASAFIRGTDLLLFTNYSGLDPIVNGNTAAVGGSGAVGIDFGNFPMPRGFSFGITLGY
- the rfaD gene encoding ADP-glyceromanno-heptose 6-epimerase → MPPPARATLMSDYLSVPCPLPLPALPPRLPSRVLVTGGAGFIGSALVWALNGLGVERIVVTDRLGQDEKWRNLVPLRFEDYLEADDLMAPLERGALGRFDLVLHLGACSATTERDASFLAKNNFEYTKQLAHWALGHEVRFVYASSAATYGDGAQGMDDTHDETAALTRLRPLNAYGYSKHLFDQYAAAMGVLPNVVGLKYFNVYGPNEAHKGDMRSLVHKAYGQIEATGRVQLFRSYRPEFRDGEQRRDFLYVKDAVAMTLHLAMTPQAGGLYNIGSGEAHTWLALTGALFAALGREPQVEFIDMPDSLRAKYQYHTQAGIAKLRATGYDAPVTPLALAVQDYVQGYLVGDRRLGD
- a CDS encoding ABC transporter substrate-binding protein/permease encodes the protein MADNRARFALALLAFGVAACGGEAPAPSGAGATVLRWGGDAEGGAPFVEADPSNPSVVRGFDVEIAELMAQGLGRSARFTQVAWASIEPSVARGDFDVGMSGVEDRSELRARFAVSLPYFEFRQVLAVRTADTARYRTLAQLAGRRVATLGATGAYRLLLAAQQAHGVVPVSYDDDVHPYTDLVEGRVDAVLLDHVIADRALQRTGGFVIQPAEVARGAYVAVFARNQAALRDSANRVLAARLRDGTLAAVFRKWGVWDAEQSAYQQRLIASLQPGSGSGSGSGLGSGLGSGLGSGSGSGSGSGLGSGSGSGLGSGSGSELGSELGSELGSELGSELGSGTVGARSVWAYAPSLLRAAAITLGISVAAMLLAVLLGSGIAAGRVYGGPVTRGALATYVEIVRGTPVLLQLFVLYYGLSAVVRLPALLAAIIGLGLNYAAYESEIYRSALQAVPRLQLEAARTLGLSEWQLFRLVRGPQAFRLALAPMTNDFVALLKDSSLVSVITVVELTKQTAIYATNVGSWLVPGLACGAMYLALSLPLSRLARRLEARWNR
- a CDS encoding ATP-binding cassette domain-containing protein; this translates as MESMSPTPSVAGDPLLQVTQLRLARRHAGVTQDVLREVSLDLAPGRVCALMGVSGAGKSTVLRTIVALEPFEAGRIAVDGVTLTPGPLPRESALRPLRRRVGMVFQQHALFPHLTVHENVALAPVHALGATREHAGGVADSLLASLGVAHRRAAYPDQLSGGEAQRVAIARALALDPPLLLMDEPTAALDPARRAALAETLRALAAAGRTLLITTHDIDFATEVADEVAIMAHGELVERGPARHVLEQPQHEATRALLRFGER
- the glgA gene encoding glycogen synthase GlgA is translated as MNVLFVAAEVAPYVKTGGLADVAGALPPALQRLGHDVRVVMPRYRSVREQGIPMAGPIAASFLPAGVRAEEQRVWRAAASNVPLYFLDIPAAFERSAVYGEPDDARRFILFARGVLDAMQHLREVEGWQPDVVHCHDWHAALVINYLKSYYAYTFGHIATVFTIHNLAYQGQVHPDVAQLAGLHEGGLVENGMGAGIANSFNCMARGILYADVVSTVSPTYAREILGSDGGERLDGLLRRRQDRLVGILNGIDTGVFDPRTDRHLAAAYDAGDPAGKVACKRALQERAGLTVDPERPLLGIVSRLVEQKGLDLLHAIVPWLMRETDAQLVVLGSGQAHLQEAFLRRAEQHPGRIATKIGFDAALAQQIYAGSDAFLMPSRFEPCGLGQLIALRYGSVPIVRATGGLVDTVREGLDGNGFVFHRFDPQDFGDAIWRALQCYRDRPSWALVQERGMREDHSWDTAAQHYAGVYEWARRLVRRG